Part of the Mycolicibacterium mengxianglii genome is shown below.
TTGTTCGGGTCCTCGATGCGCTCCTTGGTGGTGCCGCAGGCCTCGCCGAACTTGATCAACAGGTCGGTGTGCCGGATATCGGCCAGCTCCTCCTCGTACATGTTCTGCAGCGTGAAGTCCTTCGCGCCGGTGAACTGGTCGGGAGTGTTGGCGTAGATATTGGCCAGGTAGTCGGCGAACGGGCCGACGTAGTGGTAGTGGTTCTCGGCCCACCGGGCAAAGTGATGGCGCTCCAGTCGGCCTTCGGCCCACGCCTTGGAGAATGACGCGTTCTTGGCCTCCCGGCCCTTGATGGCGTTCTCCAGTTCGGCGCGGAACTCGTCGCGTCCCAGCAGTTGGGTCGTGGTTTCGGTGGTGGTCATGCTTCGGTCCTTCCGGGTTGAGAGCTGACGAAAACAGCTGCAGTGTTTGATGTTTCGCGTCAATGCGGAGCTCTTCGACTACACCTGGGTGCGAATCCGTCTGTGCACCAGTCACGTTAGCCAGCGGACGTGGCCGGTGACCAGGTACACAATCACCGTGTGGATCGGCCGGGAAGGGGCATGGTGCACATCGAGGTTCAGCGGGCAACCGAGGCGGTCAGCGCCTCGAACTCGGCGAGGATCGCCGCGCCGACGGCCTTGTCCTGGGCGCCGTTGCCGCCGCTGATCCCCACGCCGCCGACGATCTGACCGTTGAACACCAAAGGAAATCCGCCGACGAAAATCGCGAACTTGCCCGGCAACATGTGGCTGATACCGAAGGCCTCGTTACCGGGCAGCGCCGGGCCGTTGGGCGGCTCGTTGAACAGATGGGTGGCACGCTCGTGGCCGGCGGCGGTGAACGCCTTGGCGATGGAGATGTCCACACCGGTCAGCCGCGCACCCGGGAGTCGGTG
Proteins encoded:
- a CDS encoding GlcG/HbpS family heme-binding protein, which gives rise to MHQIYRITLDDALPLLAAGRAKAEEIGVKQTLCICDDGGNVLALHRLPGARLTGVDISIAKAFTAAGHERATHLFNEPPNGPALPGNEAFGISHMLPGKFAIFVGGFPLVFNGQIVGGVGISGGNGAQDKAVGAAILAEFEALTASVAR